One Fibrobacter sp. UWB2 DNA window includes the following coding sequences:
- the xseB gene encoding exodeoxyribonuclease VII small subunit, with translation MARLGEILSKIDNSEMEIDELAVEVQEATQLLRKCRQILIATEKNVQDALNELDG, from the coding sequence ATGGCGCGTTTAGGGGAAATTCTCTCGAAAATCGACAATTCCGAGATGGAAATTGATGAACTTGCTGTTGAGGTTCAAGAGGCTACGCAGCTTTTGCGCAAGTGCCGCCAGATTTTGATTGCGACTGAAAAGAACGTTCAGGACGCTCTTAATGAATTGGATGGTTGA
- a CDS encoding ABC transporter ATP-binding protein, with protein sequence MNTENFDKAVPAIEVNGLTVKFPIRGGVFSKVKDYFTAVDNVSFTLPQGKILSIVGESGCGKSTLVKSLVGLVPVSSGKVNLFGLPVNGGKAGTGKDFVRVSDLVQMIFQDPFSSLNPRQTVTEILTAPVIARGVPYDEACARAVELLERVSLPAGAMDKFPHEFSGGQRQRLCIARSLMVRPKVLLCDEVTSALDVSVQAQILHLLDDLRNELGLSILFISHDMQVVRALSDEVLVMYFGHAVEHGSADIVLTNPQNDYTKKLLASVPTIRRE encoded by the coding sequence ATGAATACCGAAAATTTTGATAAAGCGGTACCTGCCATCGAGGTAAACGGGCTTACGGTCAAGTTCCCGATTCGCGGGGGCGTTTTTAGCAAAGTCAAGGATTATTTCACTGCCGTAGATAACGTTTCGTTCACGCTCCCGCAAGGGAAGATTCTTTCGATTGTGGGGGAGTCTGGTTGCGGAAAGTCGACTCTCGTGAAGTCTTTAGTCGGGCTTGTGCCGGTTTCTAGCGGTAAGGTTAATTTGTTTGGGCTGCCGGTGAACGGCGGCAAGGCCGGAACCGGGAAAGATTTTGTACGCGTCTCGGACCTGGTGCAGATGATTTTCCAAGATCCGTTCAGCAGCTTGAACCCGCGACAGACGGTGACGGAAATCTTGACAGCGCCTGTGATTGCCCGCGGCGTTCCGTATGACGAGGCTTGCGCCCGCGCGGTAGAACTTTTGGAACGCGTATCGCTCCCGGCGGGGGCTATGGACAAGTTCCCGCATGAATTCTCGGGCGGTCAGCGCCAGCGCTTGTGCATTGCGCGTAGCTTGATGGTGCGCCCGAAGGTGCTGCTCTGTGACGAAGTGACGAGTGCCTTGGACGTGTCCGTGCAGGCGCAGATTTTGCATCTGCTCGACGATTTGCGCAATGAACTCGGGCTCAGCATTCTCTTTATCAGCCACGATATGCAGGTGGTTCGCGCTTTGAGCGACGAAGTCCTGGTCATGTACTTTGGGCATGCCGTGGAACACGGCTCCGCCGATATCGTCCTCACGAATCCGCAAAACGACTACACGAAAAAGTTGCTCGCAAGCGTCCCGACTATTAGACGGG